One window of the Canis aureus isolate CA01 chromosome 1, VMU_Caureus_v.1.0, whole genome shotgun sequence genome contains the following:
- the ZNF550 gene encoding zinc finger protein 550: protein MAVPVHPAQVLVTFKDVAVTFTREEWGQLDLDQKALYQEVMLETYGLLVSLGHPVPKPELTHLLECGQELWKGKRGLSHSTCSGDDTKLQIRNPSTSPLVLSEGALLQGSLTQGSSGDSRLAHARGWEGLLEMQKGQLRPGTDAQKETHLERMSLENDGLGTDDSLHSRILQERVSQGHVLHECDPQGPSKGHMIHAGNNLYKCKQCGKGFNRKWYLVRHQRVHTGMKPYECNACGKAFSQSSTLIRHYLIHTGEKPYKCMECGKAFKRRSYLMQHHPIHTGEKPYECSQCRKAFTHRSTFIRHNRTHTGEKPFECKECEKSFSNRAHLIQHYIIHTGEKPYDCMECGKAFRCSSELMQHQRIHTGEKPYECAQCGKAFHRSTYLIQHSVIHTGETPYKCLECGKAFKRRSHLLQHQRVHT from the exons ATGGCGGTGCCCGTGCACCCCGCGCAG GTTTTGGTGACCTTCAAGGATGTGGCTGTGACCTTCACTCGGGAAGAGTGGGGGCAGCTGGACCTGGACCAGAAGGCCCTGTACCAGGAGGTGATGCTGGAGACCTATGGGCTTCTGGTCTCACTGG GGCATCCGGTCCCCAAACCAGAGTTGACCCACCTACTGGAGTGTGGGCAGGAGCtatggaaaggaaagagaggccTCTCACATAGTACCTGCTCAG GTGACGACACAAAACTTCAGATCAGGAACCCAAGCACTTCTCCACTGGTTTTGTCTGAGGGAGCTTTGCTCCagggaagcctgactcagggatCTTCAGGGGACTCCAGGTTGGCGCATGCCAGAGGTTGGGAAGGGCTTTTGGAAATGCAGAAAGGTCAATTGAGACCTGGGACAGATGCTCAAAAGGAGACCCATCTTGAGAGAATGAGCCTTGAAAATGATGGTTTGGGGACAGATGATAGTCTGCACTCCAGGATATTACAGGAGAGAGTCTCTCAGGGACATGTTCTCCATGAATGTGATCCACAGGGACCAAGTAAAGGCCATATGATTCATGCAGGGAATAATCTCTACAAATGCAAGCAGTGTGGGAAAGGTTTTAACCGGAAGTGGTACCTCGTTCGACATCAGCGGGTTCATACTGGCatgaaaccctatgaatgtaacgcatgtgggaaagcctttagcCAGAGCTCAACCCTTATTCGGCACTACCTCATTCACACTGGGGAGAAACCATACAAGTGCATGgagtgtgggaaggccttcaAACGCAGGTCTTACCTCATGCAACACCATCcaattcacactggagagaagccctacGAGTGCAGTCAGTGTCGAAAGGCCTTCACCCACCGCTCAACTTTTATTCGGCATAACAGGACccacactggagaaaaaccctTTGAGTGCAAAGAATGTGAGAAATCATTCAGCAACAGAGCACATCTGATTCAGCACTATATCATCCACACTGGAGAAAAGCCCTACGATTGCATGgagtgtgggaaggccttcagATGCAGCTCAGAACTCATGCAGCACCAGCGGATTCACACCGGGGAGAAGCCCTATGAGTGTGCccagtgtgggaaagcctttcACCGGAGCACATACCTCATTCAGCACTCTGTCATCCACACGGGGGAGACGCCATATAAGTGCCTCgagtgtgggaaggccttcaAACGCAGGTCACACCTCCTGCAGCACCAGCGGGTTCATACTTGA